CTGCTTTCTGTCGTGCGCGGCGCAGTTCTTCGCCGAGTTCCCGGGTGCGGGCGGTGCTGATGCGCGGGCTGGTGGTGTCTTCGCGTTCGGTGTTCATCGTTCCTCGTCGGGTGGGATTGTGAGCGTGTCCGGCGGTCCGGGTGGGTGCGGTGGTCACGGAACCTCGGGGGTGGTCGGTCCGTTCGGCGCGTCGGAGTCGCGGTGGTCACCGGTGTCCCGAGCGCGGATCGAGGGGTCCGGCTGTTGCCGGGCTTTGTGGGCCGGGTGGTCGTGTCCGGCATGGTGGTAGAGCCGGATCGCGTCGTCGCGGTCGCGTCCGGCCTGCTCGTAGTCGCCCAGCGCGGCGTCGGCGTCGGCCAGGGCCTGTTTGACCCGGGCGAGGTCGACAGGGTCGGTGTCGGGGTCGAGCAGGCCGGCGGCGGCGTGCAGCGTGACGATCGCTTCGGCGGCGTCGCCGGCCGCGGTGAGCACGCAGCCGAGCACCGTGAGCACATGGGCGCGGTCTCGTCGAGGCGCGTCGCGGGGCAGCTGCTCGACGGCCTGGTAGGCGTGGTCCACCGCCGCCGTCCGCTCCCCCGCCGCCAGGTGGGTCAGGGCGATCTCGGCGGCCAGTAGACCGCCAGCGGTGTCCGCGCTGGTCGCACGCCCGTCGGGGCCGGTCGGGGTCCCGGTCGGGTCGCTCTCCCCCGCGGCGTTGACGTCCCTCGCGGCGTGGAACTGCGCGAGGGCCAGGTCGTACTGGCGCAAGCCACGTCGGGCGCCGCCGAGGACGGTGTGGGCGAGGAAGCGCGACCGGGGGTGCCGGTGTCGCCGGGCCTGCGCCAGTGCCTGTTGGGCGGCTGCCTCCGCATCGGCGTAGCGACCCAGGGCGTTGTGGGACGCCCCGATCCGGGCGAGCAGCACGCCGGCCACGGGGTGGTCGAGCTGGTCGGCGGCGGTGGCTCCCAGGTCGTTGACGGCCATCAGGTCGTCGTGGCGTCGGGCATGGTGCAACGCGGGATAGGCGGCGTCGGCGAACTTCCAGGTCAACGGCAGGTCCTTGAGTGCGTAGGCCACCCGCTGGGCGCCGAGCACGCAGGTCCGTTCCGCGGCGAACCAGCCCAGGGCGGCCCGGTCGTCGGCGAACACCGGGAGTTCCGGGAGTTCGACGAACCGGTGCTCGCCGGGGGCCAGCCGCGCCGCCACAGCGGCGCAGTGCCGCAGCAGGTATCCCAGCACCCGGTACAGCGCGTCCTTGTCCTCGGCGTCGGCGGGGAGTTCGAGAACCGGTTGTCGGGATTGTCCGGTCGCCCGGTAGCGGCGGGTGGGGTCGCCGGCCGGCGCGCAGGCGTCGGCGGGGGCCGGTGTGCCGGAGACCTCCAGGACACCCGCGGCCACGAGTTCGGTGATCGCCGCCGTGGTGGTGTCGGTGTCCTGGTCGAGCAGGGCCGCGGCGGCGTCGACACCGAAGTCGTCGCCGGGCAGCAGCCGGTGCAGTGTCCTCAACCGGGCGGCGAGGGACGGTGTGGGGCTGTTCATGACGCCTCTGCGGGATCGGTCGGGTCGAAGCAGGGGGTATGGGGGTTGCGGCGGTGTGTGGGAAGTCGGAGACGGCGCACCACTGTGTCCTCCGTGGTTGCGGGCGCACCTGCTCCGACGGGCTTGCGGCTGCCCGGTCGACGCAGCCTGTGCGGTCGACCGGCAGGACGCCTGCTCACGGTGGAGTCCTCCGGCAGTCCTCTCGAGCGCCGACGGGGAGTACCGCCCCGGTCTGGTGCGTGCAGGTCGAACCGGGGCGGCTGCCGTTCGGGGACGGCCCACACTGCCCGGTTGTCAAGTATTCGGGCACACACCGGGCACACCTCGCGCGCCGGCGCTGGGCCGGTGATCAGCACCGATGCCGCACCGCAGGCGGCGAACCAGACGGGAATGCCCCGGAAGTCGATCGGCTCGGCTCCCGCCTCGATCAGGTGGGCCAACGGCCGGAAGATGCCGAAGGCGGTTCGGGCTACGGCGTCCATGGCGTCCACAGTGTCGGCGCGGACGCCACCAGCAGGCGGGGAGCGAACCGCTGGTGTGGCGCGGACAGGCTCAACAGGCCCTCGACCACATGGGACAGCGAACCGGTGCGCTCCCACACGATGCCGGGCGGCTCGTCGCCGTCTCCGCGCAACGCCATCGCGTCGGTGTCGCCGCGCACCCGGATGGCGTCGTGCCAGCCGTCCGGCCACAGTCGGAAGCCGTCCAGCCGGGTGGGGACACCGTCAACCAAGCCCTGGTGCACGAAGCGCCATCCCGCGTCCCTGATGGCGATCAGTCCCGCCAGGGCGGGGAACGCACGTACCGCGATCTCGTCGTTCATGGCGCGCTGCTCCTCATTCGAGCGGGGATGCCGGTTCGGATGCCGAGGTGGAGCAGGGGGTTGCCGTTGACGCGGTGCACCACCCGGTGCCCGGTGAACGCCCTCCTGCCGTGCAGCCACCGGTGGTTGTCGAGGACGTAGCCGTGTCCGGCGCTCAGGTCCAGCTCGACCCGGTGCCGGTCGATCGCCGCGTGCAGCGTCGGCAGCCACCGACTCACCTCGGGCGAGAACCGCACGAGGTCGTCCTGGCGCAGCCTGATCACGATCCGCCCGTCGTCGCACTCGGTGAAGACCGCGCCGAAGTGGCCGGACGCACCGCCGAAGAGCACGGACCGGGGCGCATGTAGCGCCGCAAGCGCGTCAGGGGCGGTTTCGGCGAGCGTGTCGTGCACCGCTGCCCCGTCGATCAGCACGCACTGCCCTCCGCTCACGGCGGGCTGCGAGCAGCTCAGGATCGTCAGGGCGGGCGGGTCGGCGACGCCCGAGCGGTCCGTGTGCGGCGCGAGCGCGCACGAGCTGAACCCGGCGAACGCGCCGCCCTCGGTCGAGCCGAGGTCAACCAGCGTGGTCACGCCGTCCGACGCGCTGTCCCGGTGCGGGACGACCGTGGCGACGGAGCCGGCGAGACGCAGCAGGTCCGCCGAGTCGGCGAGTCCTTCCACCAGCGCCACGCCGTGCCGCGTCAGCGCGTCCACCACGGCCGATCCGTCGTCGGCCGCGATCCGACCGCCCTCGAACGGGTCGTTCATCGTCCCCACCTCCCGAAACGCTCGTTTCGGAAGATCATGAGAACGCGCCACGCTCGAACACGTCCAGTGACAACCTGTCAACACTGCGTCAGATTCAACGGTGTCACCCGGTGCTACGTTGCAGCCTCGACGCCGTTCGCACTCCCGGAGGTCAACGCCACGATGGACCAGTTCGTCTACCCCGTCTCGATCAAGGGCGTGGTGGTGCGCGACGACCGGGTGTTGCTGCTGAAGAACGAGCGCGAGGAGTGGGAGCTGCCCGGCGGTCGGATTGAGCCCGGCGAGACGCCCGAGGAGTGCGTGGCGCGGGAGATCACCGAGGAAACACGGTGGAAGGTGACCACCGGCCCGATCCTCGACACGTGGATGTACTACATCAGCGTGGCGGAGAAGAACGTGTTCATCGTGACCTACGGCTGCCACCCGGACGGCGACGCCGAACCCGTGCTCTCCCACGAACACAAGGAAATCGGCCTGTTCACCGAGTCCGAGGTGCGCGGGCTGACCATGCCGGACGGTTACAAGCGCTCGATCGCGACGTGGTTCGCACACCTGCGCGAGGCCGACCGGGAACCGGCCCGGTAGCCGCTCATGACCGGTGGACGGTGCGAGGTATGCGGGGCCGGGCTGAGCAGGCTCGCCGTCGAGCCGATCTGCCCGACGTGCCACGCGAGCGCACGTCACGCCCCGCCGACCATGCCCGTCCGCCCGCCGACACCGGCGGTGTGGCTGTGGTCGGCCCCGGAGGCGGCAGCGGCGCTGAGGACCCGCGACCTGGCGACGATCCTCCGCCTCCACCGCCGGGTCAACGGCCTCAGCCAGGAACGACTCGCCGCGCTGCTCGGCTACGACAAGACCTACGTTTCCATGATCGAGACCGGTCGGCGCACCATCAGCGATGTCGCCACCCGACGCCACATCGCCCGCGTGCTCGGCTTGCCGATGCACGTGCTCGGCGTGACCGACAACGACGACGCCGACTTCGCCGCGATGATCCAGTTCGGCGACTCGACCATCCGACTCGCCGAGATCGCCCGCCAGTCCGGGCGCGCGGTCGACGCGGTCAACGAGCTGTGGCCGCTCGTCGCCAGGTTGGAGGCACGCGCCGCCGAGGGCCGCGCCGAGCGGGACACGATGATCCTGCTCGGACAGGGCAGGGCCGCACTCGGTGTCTCGCTGGGAACCGTCCTGCCCGAGGAGCGCCTGGCCGCCGCGGCACGGTGGACCGGCAAGGCCCTGCTCGTCGCCGAGCGCCTGGGCGACCCGGTGTTCCTCGCGCACGCGCTCCGAATGCACGGCAACGAGCTGCGCAAGGCCGACCACGTCGGCGCGGCGATCGCCCACCTGAGCCGAGCCGTGGCCGTCTCCGGTGACCGTGAGGGCCAGGGGACGGCGTTCGCCCTGCTCGCGCGTGCGGCAGGAGAGCGGGGCGACCGGGACCTGTTCGACCACGCGATCACCGGTTACCGCGACCTGCTCGACATCGGCACAGGCCGCGGAATGCTGTTCAACCCGTTCACGTTCCGCGAGATCGAACTCCGCGGCCTGATCTCGACCGGTCGCGCCGCCGAGGCGGTGCGCGTCATGCAGGCCGACCAGGTCCACGGGCCACCCGTCGCACCGCAGTGGCACATCATCGAACGCGTGACCACCGGACAAGTGCTGCTCGCCGCCCACCACCGCGACGGCGCGTCGGAGGCGTTCCGGGCGGCACTGGTTGCCGCCGAGTCGCACAGACTGCCCCATCAGGTACAACGCACGATCCGGGCGGCCGACGGGGCTGGTCTCGCCGAGATCGGCGCCGAGGGCCGCGCCGTCCTCCAGCGGCTGACCGATCAGCTTGCCCCGGCAGTACGCCGGTAGTCCGAGAACATCCGAGGTTCGTACCCGGCGCGAGGTGGTGCCGGGCAGCAGCCGGTGCGATGCCCTCAACCGGGTGGCGGCCGGTGGCGGTGTCGGGTTGTTCATGACGCCTCGGTGGAATCGGTCGGCTCGGAGCAGGAGGTATGTGGGGTCGCGGCGATGGGCGAGGAGTCGGAGGCGGGTCGCTCCGCCGTGTTCGGATCGCCGGGAGTCCGGTACCCGGAATCGGGCGGTGTCGTTCCCGCCGGTCTGCTGAAATAGACCGGCCGTCACCAGCTCGGTCAGGCCGGTGTCGAGCCAGCCGGGTTCGCGCTCGGACAGCAGGGCATGGACGGCGCCACAGGGCAGGCCACGCTCTGG
This portion of the Saccharothrix syringae genome encodes:
- a CDS encoding TauD/TfdA family dioxygenase, translated to MNDPFEGGRIAADDGSAVVDALTRHGVALVEGLADSADLLRLAGSVATVVPHRDSASDGVTTLVDLGSTEGGAFAGFSSCALAPHTDRSGVADPPALTILSCSQPAVSGGQCVLIDGAAVHDTLAETAPDALAALHAPRSVLFGGASGHFGAVFTECDDGRIVIRLRQDDLVRFSPEVSRWLPTLHAAIDRHRVELDLSAGHGYVLDNHRWLHGRRAFTGHRVVHRVNGNPLLHLGIRTGIPARMRSSAP
- a CDS encoding NUDIX hydrolase, with product MDQFVYPVSIKGVVVRDDRVLLLKNEREEWELPGGRIEPGETPEECVAREITEETRWKVTTGPILDTWMYYISVAEKNVFIVTYGCHPDGDAEPVLSHEHKEIGLFTESEVRGLTMPDGYKRSIATWFAHLREADREPAR
- a CDS encoding helix-turn-helix domain-containing protein; its protein translation is MTGGRCEVCGAGLSRLAVEPICPTCHASARHAPPTMPVRPPTPAVWLWSAPEAAAALRTRDLATILRLHRRVNGLSQERLAALLGYDKTYVSMIETGRRTISDVATRRHIARVLGLPMHVLGVTDNDDADFAAMIQFGDSTIRLAEIARQSGRAVDAVNELWPLVARLEARAAEGRAERDTMILLGQGRAALGVSLGTVLPEERLAAAARWTGKALLVAERLGDPVFLAHALRMHGNELRKADHVGAAIAHLSRAVAVSGDREGQGTAFALLARAAGERGDRDLFDHAITGYRDLLDIGTGRGMLFNPFTFREIELRGLISTGRAAEAVRVMQADQVHGPPVAPQWHIIERVTTGQVLLAAHHRDGASEAFRAALVAAESHRLPHQVQRTIRAADGAGLAEIGAEGRAVLQRLTDQLAPAVRR